A region of Leifsonia xyli DNA encodes the following proteins:
- a CDS encoding ABC transporter, protein MIDVSGLEKRFGRVRALDGLDLSVTQGTVHGFLGPNGAGKSTTIRVLLGLARPDGGRAELFGRDPWKDAVDLHRRVAYVPGDVSLWPNLSGGEAIDLVARLRGGASDKSAYSARRKRLLDVFQLDPTKKGRAYSKGNRQKVALVAAFATPADLYILDEPTSGLDPLMEAVFDSEIRRVAAEGATVLLSSHILSEVEQLCGRVTIIRSGRTVETGTLDELRHLTRTEVSFRADGVPQDALAQLPSAHDVDVRDGRIRFTADSDALAPVLAELARLDVRGLTVAPPSLEELFLRHYGDDLTQAAPEPEEARR, encoded by the coding sequence GTGATCGACGTCTCCGGACTCGAAAAGCGATTCGGGCGCGTGCGCGCCCTCGACGGCCTCGATCTGAGCGTGACGCAGGGGACCGTCCACGGGTTCCTCGGCCCGAACGGCGCCGGGAAGTCCACGACGATCCGCGTGCTGCTCGGCCTGGCGCGACCGGACGGCGGCCGCGCCGAACTGTTCGGCCGCGACCCGTGGAAGGACGCGGTCGACCTGCACCGTCGCGTCGCCTACGTGCCGGGTGACGTCAGCCTGTGGCCGAACCTGTCCGGTGGGGAGGCGATCGACCTCGTGGCGCGCCTCCGCGGCGGCGCCTCCGACAAGTCGGCCTACTCGGCACGGCGGAAGCGGCTCCTCGACGTGTTCCAGCTCGACCCGACCAAGAAGGGCCGTGCCTACTCCAAGGGCAACCGGCAGAAGGTCGCGCTCGTCGCCGCCTTCGCCACCCCGGCCGACCTCTACATCCTCGATGAGCCGACCAGCGGGCTCGACCCGCTGATGGAGGCGGTGTTCGACAGCGAGATCCGGAGGGTCGCGGCCGAGGGGGCGACCGTCCTGCTCTCCAGCCACATCCTGTCGGAGGTCGAGCAGCTGTGCGGCCGGGTCACGATCATCCGGTCCGGCCGCACGGTCGAGACCGGGACGCTCGACGAACTGCGCCACCTGACGCGCACCGAGGTGTCCTTCCGCGCCGACGGCGTGCCGCAGGACGCGCTGGCGCAGCTCCCGAGCGCTCACGACGTCGACGTGCGGGACGGGCGGATCCGCTTCACCGCCGACAGCGACGCACTCGCACCGGTGCTCGCCGAGCTCGCGCGCCTCGACGTCCGCGGCCTGACGGTCGCGCCGCCGTCGCTGGAGGAGCTGTTCCTGCGGCACTACGGCGACGATCTGACGCAGGCCGCGCCCGAGCCGGAGGAGGCGCGGCGATGA
- a CDS encoding serine hydrolase, whose translation MTIQAQESARRARQAATRRGRHRAPGSTETFSRGFDALGRLAVGGVQVSARATDLSTGAVLFSVDDHVVMPTASIGKVLLLVEVAARLQSGELSPLAHLDRDPRDIAGESGIWQHLHVPSLPVADLAALVGATSDNLATNVLLRRVGLEAVSARTESLGLTRTALLDLVRDHRGPDDAPQLSVGSANELTWLFSALARGEIVNPATSQRVISWLSLNSDFSLVSSAFGLDPHSHRHPEHGILLVNKTGTDAGVRSEVGVLRGPRAGVTYAVSTYFDDTSLPERLAVIEGMRAVGLDLLEYVF comes from the coding sequence GTGACGATCCAGGCTCAAGAGTCCGCCCGCCGGGCACGTCAGGCGGCCACGCGCCGCGGACGGCACCGGGCACCGGGATCGACGGAGACCTTCAGCCGCGGCTTCGACGCGCTGGGCCGACTGGCCGTCGGGGGCGTACAGGTCTCGGCCCGGGCGACCGACCTGTCGACCGGCGCCGTGCTGTTCTCGGTCGACGACCACGTCGTCATGCCGACGGCGAGCATCGGCAAGGTGCTGCTCCTGGTCGAGGTCGCGGCGCGGCTGCAGTCCGGTGAGCTCAGCCCGCTCGCCCACCTCGACCGCGACCCGCGCGATATCGCGGGCGAGTCGGGCATCTGGCAGCACCTCCACGTCCCGTCCCTTCCGGTCGCCGACCTGGCGGCCCTCGTCGGGGCGACCAGCGACAACCTGGCGACCAACGTGCTGCTGCGTCGCGTCGGCCTGGAGGCGGTGAGCGCTCGCACGGAGTCGCTCGGCCTCACCCGCACCGCGCTGCTCGACCTCGTGCGCGACCACCGCGGGCCGGATGACGCGCCCCAGCTCTCCGTCGGCAGCGCCAACGAGCTCACCTGGTTGTTCTCGGCGCTCGCGCGCGGCGAGATCGTCAACCCGGCGACCAGCCAGCGGGTCATCTCGTGGCTGTCGCTGAACAGCGACTTCTCGCTGGTGTCGAGCGCGTTCGGCCTCGACCCGCACTCGCACCGCCACCCGGAGCACGGCATCCTGCTCGTCAACAAGACGGGGACGGACGCCGGTGTGCGCAGCGAGGTCGGCGTGCTCCGCGGTCCTCGCGCGGGCGTCACCTATGCGGTGTCGACGTACTTCGACGACACCAGCCTTCCGGAGCGGCTGGCCGTGATCGAGGGGATGCGGGCCGTCGGGCTCGACCTGCTCGAGTACGTGTTCTGA
- a CDS encoding peptidase M13 has translation MTLDSGIRTDELDPAVRPQDDLFRHVNGKWLDRTEIPADKARWGSFMVLAEESEKAVHEIVEQAQNADEGTEERKFGDLYTSFMDEERIDGLGVEAIRDELTFADGVDSIPSLLSTIGKLERRGLGGFYQLFVDNDPGDPERYLVFLEQSGISLPDESYFREERFAPVREAFVAHIQRMFELAGIDDAPTRAQRVFDLETAIAAQHWDNVASRDSEKTYNLYSWADAKAVFDGGATGQAADLDAWADALGAPQGALAEVVLRQPSFTAGLAGLLTEDRLDAWRDWLTWQVIHGAAPYLSGDFVEANFDFYGRTLTGTPQMRARWKRGVSLVEGAMGEAVGRIYVEKHFPPAAKEQMDALVANLIEAYRQSIEHLEWMGEETRKRALDKLEKFTPKIGYPVKWRDYSSLVVDSTDLVGNVRAAALFEFNRELGKIGKPIDRDEWFMTPQTINAYYNPGFNEIVFPAAILQFPFFDADRDAAANYGAIGAVIGHEIGHGFDDQGSKFDGDGRLEDWWTEADRAAFEKRTASLIEQYNALAPAQVPDHHVNGALTIGENIGDLGGLGIAWKAYLLSLNGQEPPVVDGLTGAERFFLSWAQAWQQKGRDEEVIRLLAIDPHSPNEFRCNQIVRNIDAFYETFDVAEGDRLWLAPAERVTIW, from the coding sequence ATGACGCTCGACTCCGGCATCCGCACCGACGAACTCGACCCCGCTGTCCGCCCGCAGGACGACCTCTTCCGTCACGTGAACGGCAAGTGGCTCGACCGCACCGAGATCCCGGCCGACAAGGCGCGCTGGGGCTCGTTCATGGTGCTGGCCGAGGAGTCGGAGAAGGCGGTCCACGAGATCGTCGAGCAGGCGCAGAACGCCGATGAGGGCACGGAGGAGCGGAAGTTCGGAGACCTCTACACGAGCTTCATGGACGAGGAGCGCATCGACGGCCTCGGGGTGGAGGCGATCCGCGACGAGCTGACCTTCGCCGACGGCGTGGACAGCATCCCGAGCCTGCTCTCGACGATCGGGAAGCTCGAGCGCCGCGGGCTCGGCGGCTTCTATCAGCTGTTCGTCGACAACGACCCGGGCGACCCGGAGCGCTACCTCGTCTTCCTGGAGCAGTCGGGTATCTCGCTGCCCGACGAGTCGTACTTCCGGGAGGAGCGGTTCGCGCCGGTGCGCGAGGCGTTCGTGGCGCACATCCAGCGGATGTTCGAGCTCGCCGGGATCGACGACGCCCCGACCCGCGCGCAGCGCGTCTTCGACCTCGAGACGGCCATCGCGGCGCAGCACTGGGACAACGTGGCCTCCCGCGACTCCGAGAAGACCTACAACCTCTACAGCTGGGCGGACGCGAAGGCCGTGTTCGACGGCGGCGCGACCGGTCAGGCCGCCGACCTCGACGCCTGGGCGGACGCCCTCGGCGCCCCGCAGGGCGCTCTCGCGGAGGTCGTGCTGCGGCAGCCGTCGTTCACCGCCGGCCTCGCCGGTCTGCTGACGGAGGACCGCCTGGACGCCTGGCGCGACTGGCTCACCTGGCAGGTCATCCACGGCGCGGCCCCGTACCTCTCCGGCGATTTCGTCGAGGCGAACTTCGACTTCTACGGCCGCACCCTCACCGGCACGCCGCAGATGCGCGCCCGCTGGAAGCGCGGCGTCTCGCTCGTCGAGGGCGCGATGGGCGAGGCCGTCGGCCGCATCTACGTCGAGAAGCACTTCCCGCCCGCGGCGAAGGAGCAGATGGACGCGCTGGTCGCCAACCTCATCGAGGCGTACCGCCAGAGCATCGAGCACCTGGAGTGGATGGGAGAGGAGACTCGCAAGCGCGCGCTCGACAAGCTCGAGAAGTTCACCCCGAAGATCGGCTACCCGGTGAAGTGGCGCGACTACTCCAGCCTCGTCGTCGACTCCACCGACCTCGTCGGCAACGTCCGCGCCGCCGCGCTGTTCGAGTTCAACCGCGAGCTCGGCAAGATCGGCAAGCCGATCGACCGCGACGAGTGGTTCATGACCCCGCAGACCATCAACGCGTACTACAACCCCGGCTTCAACGAGATCGTCTTCCCGGCGGCCATCCTGCAGTTCCCGTTCTTCGACGCGGACCGGGATGCTGCGGCCAACTACGGCGCGATCGGCGCGGTCATCGGGCACGAGATCGGCCACGGGTTCGACGACCAGGGCTCGAAGTTCGACGGCGACGGCCGCCTCGAGGACTGGTGGACCGAGGCGGACCGCGCGGCATTCGAGAAGCGCACCGCGAGCCTGATCGAGCAGTACAACGCCCTCGCGCCCGCGCAGGTGCCCGACCACCACGTCAACGGCGCGCTCACCATCGGCGAGAACATCGGCGACCTCGGCGGCCTCGGCATCGCGTGGAAGGCCTACCTGCTGTCGCTGAACGGTCAGGAACCCCCGGTCGTCGACGGCCTGACCGGTGCCGAGCGCTTCTTCCTGTCGTGGGCGCAGGCCTGGCAGCAGAAGGGACGCGACGAGGAGGTCATCCGCCTGCTCGCGATCGACCCGCACTCGCCGAACGAGTTCCGCTGCAACCAGATCGTGCGCAACATCGACGCGTTCTACGAGACGTTCGACGTCGCCGAGGGCGACCGGCTGTGGCTCGCGCCGGCGGAGCGCGTCACCATCTGGTGA
- a CDS encoding glycine--tRNA ligase translates to MAAPSRLDSVITLAQHRGFVFPSGEIYGGTRSAWDYGPLGVELKENIKREWWNSFVRGRGDMVGLDSAIILPTAVWQASGHVQVFSDPLTESLITHKRYRADHLFEAYEAEHGHPPANGLDDIPDPDHPDKVGQWTPIRQFSGLMKTYLGVVDDESGLHYMRPETAQGIFTDFASVLQTSRKKPPFGIGQIGKAFRNEITPGNFIFRTREFEQMEIEYFVEPGTDEQWFETWIDLAWDWFTDLGIDPEHIRRFEHPKDSLAHYSKRTIDIEYKFDFVGSEWGELMGVANRTDFDLKTHIEHSGKDLSYFDQNKNERYVPYVIEPSFGLTRALMAFLVDAYDEEQVPNAKGGTDKRTVLHLDPRLAPVKVAVLPLSRNEALSPLARGLADRLRKRRNVDFDDSGAIGRRYRRQDEIGTPLAVTVDFDSLEDDAVTVRDRDSMQQERIPLEGLDRYLAERLKEI, encoded by the coding sequence ATGGCCGCACCGTCGAGACTGGATTCCGTCATCACGCTGGCGCAGCACCGCGGATTCGTCTTCCCCTCCGGCGAGATCTACGGCGGAACGCGCTCGGCGTGGGACTACGGTCCCCTCGGCGTGGAGCTGAAGGAGAACATCAAGCGCGAGTGGTGGAACTCGTTCGTGCGCGGCCGCGGCGACATGGTCGGCCTCGACTCGGCGATCATCCTGCCCACCGCGGTGTGGCAGGCGTCCGGTCACGTGCAGGTCTTCAGCGACCCGCTGACCGAATCGCTGATCACCCACAAGCGCTACCGCGCCGACCACCTGTTCGAGGCGTACGAGGCCGAGCACGGCCACCCGCCGGCGAACGGCCTCGACGACATCCCCGACCCGGACCACCCGGACAAGGTCGGCCAGTGGACGCCCATCCGCCAGTTCTCCGGCCTCATGAAGACCTACCTGGGCGTCGTCGACGACGAGTCCGGCCTGCACTACATGCGCCCGGAGACCGCTCAGGGCATCTTCACCGACTTCGCCTCGGTGCTGCAGACCTCGCGCAAGAAGCCGCCGTTCGGCATCGGCCAGATCGGCAAGGCGTTCCGCAACGAGATCACGCCGGGCAACTTCATCTTCCGCACGCGCGAGTTCGAGCAGATGGAGATCGAGTACTTCGTCGAGCCGGGCACCGACGAGCAGTGGTTCGAGACCTGGATCGACCTCGCCTGGGACTGGTTCACCGACCTCGGCATCGACCCGGAGCACATCCGCCGGTTCGAGCACCCGAAGGACTCGCTGGCCCACTACTCGAAGCGCACCATCGACATCGAGTACAAGTTCGACTTCGTCGGCAGCGAGTGGGGCGAGCTCATGGGCGTCGCGAACCGCACCGACTTCGACCTGAAGACGCACATCGAGCACTCGGGCAAAGACCTGAGCTACTTCGACCAGAACAAGAACGAGCGCTACGTGCCGTACGTGATCGAGCCGTCGTTCGGTCTCACGCGCGCGCTGATGGCGTTCCTGGTCGACGCGTACGACGAGGAGCAGGTGCCGAACGCCAAGGGCGGCACCGACAAGCGCACCGTGCTGCACCTCGACCCGCGCCTCGCGCCGGTCAAGGTCGCCGTGCTGCCGCTGTCGCGCAACGAGGCCCTGTCGCCGCTGGCCCGCGGGCTAGCCGACCGGCTCCGCAAGCGCCGCAACGTCGACTTCGACGACTCGGGCGCGATCGGCCGTCGCTACCGCCGGCAGGACGAGATCGGCACGCCGCTCGCGGTCACGGTCGACTTCGACTCGCTCGAGGACGACGCCGTGACCGTGCGCGACCGCGACTCGATGCAGCAGGAGCGCATCCCGCTCGAGGGTCTCGACCGGTACCTGGCGGAGCGGCTCAAGGAGATCTGA
- a CDS encoding GNAT family N-acetyltransferase, translated as MSDEATTTAVEPHGATNLPYAAEALHTERLLLRPLNTGDLEDVHAYQKLKDVVRYLYWEVHDHDESAEHLRKRIAMNRLAENGDGIVFAVELADPAGGPGRVIGDISLFLKNANWGKFEIGWVFHPAVHGRGYATEAAQRVLELCFDELGAHRVFAQLDARNDASARLCERLGMRQEALLRETEIFKGEWADTAVYAILEQEFRSQ; from the coding sequence GTGAGCGACGAAGCCACCACGACCGCCGTCGAGCCGCACGGCGCGACCAACCTCCCCTACGCCGCCGAGGCGCTGCACACCGAGCGGCTGCTGCTGCGCCCGCTCAACACGGGCGACCTGGAGGACGTGCACGCCTACCAGAAGCTCAAGGACGTCGTCCGCTACCTCTACTGGGAGGTGCACGACCACGACGAGTCGGCGGAGCACCTGCGCAAGCGCATTGCGATGAACCGCCTCGCCGAGAACGGCGACGGCATCGTCTTCGCCGTCGAGCTGGCCGACCCGGCGGGCGGCCCGGGCCGCGTCATCGGCGACATCAGCCTGTTCCTCAAGAACGCGAACTGGGGCAAGTTCGAGATCGGATGGGTGTTCCACCCCGCCGTCCACGGCCGCGGGTACGCGACGGAGGCGGCCCAGCGCGTCCTCGAGCTATGCTTCGACGAGCTCGGCGCCCACCGCGTCTTCGCCCAGCTGGACGCACGCAACGACGCCTCCGCCCGCCTCTGCGAGCGCCTCGGGATGCGGCAGGAGGCGCTGCTGCGCGAGACCGAGATCTTCAAGGGCGAGTGGGCCGACACGGCGGTGTACGCGATCCTGGAGCAGGAGTTCCGTTCGCAGTAA
- a CDS encoding glutamyl-tRNA reductase, translating to MLLCFSSSHRTADFDLLERLERHAPAITAALSEHSDIVSGSVVLATCNRFEAYLDIDEPLPAARAVSAEAVLDAVSGAAGIDPDRLRAASAVYSEHAVAEHLFAVTSGLESVVVGEGEIAGQVRRALETARTSGSVTSELERLFQVAARTSRGVKNRTGIMTAGRSMVRLALDLAESRVSDWAQTRVLLVGTGKYAGASLAALRDKGATDVRVYSPSGRAPKFAASHDILPVAADGLLDALAESDLVVTCSAVTDHVLTNPLLGEALALPGAVERRLIVDLGLPRNVDPAVAELAGVELLDLETISLHAPLKELQAADDARSIVDAAAAEYKAQSAEQEVTPALVALRKHVFDVLDAEIERARSRGDASEQTEAALRHLAGVLLHTPSVRARELARQGDAQSFIEGAAALFGVDVDAEAAARPRLTAVDDESAAS from the coding sequence GTGCTTCTGTGCTTCTCGTCGAGTCACCGCACGGCTGACTTCGACCTCCTGGAACGGCTCGAGCGTCACGCTCCGGCCATCACCGCCGCACTCTCGGAGCACAGCGACATCGTCTCGGGCTCGGTGGTCCTCGCGACCTGCAACCGCTTCGAGGCGTACCTCGACATCGACGAGCCGCTCCCCGCCGCCCGCGCCGTCTCGGCCGAGGCCGTGCTGGATGCGGTGAGCGGCGCCGCCGGGATCGACCCCGACCGGCTCCGCGCCGCGAGCGCCGTCTACAGCGAGCACGCCGTGGCCGAGCACCTGTTCGCCGTGACCAGCGGACTGGAGTCCGTGGTCGTCGGCGAGGGCGAGATCGCCGGCCAGGTACGCCGCGCGCTCGAAACGGCGCGCACGTCGGGATCGGTGACGAGCGAGCTCGAGCGCCTGTTCCAGGTCGCCGCGCGCACCTCGCGCGGCGTCAAGAACCGCACGGGCATCATGACCGCCGGCCGCTCGATGGTCCGCCTCGCCCTCGACCTCGCCGAGAGCCGGGTCAGCGACTGGGCGCAGACCCGCGTGCTGCTCGTCGGCACCGGCAAGTACGCCGGCGCGAGCCTGGCGGCGCTGCGCGACAAGGGCGCGACGGATGTGCGGGTCTACTCCCCGTCCGGGCGCGCGCCGAAGTTCGCGGCCTCGCACGACATCCTCCCGGTGGCGGCCGACGGGCTCCTCGATGCCCTGGCCGAGAGCGACCTCGTCGTCACCTGCTCGGCGGTCACCGACCACGTGCTGACCAATCCCCTCCTCGGCGAGGCCCTCGCGCTCCCGGGCGCGGTCGAGCGCCGCCTGATCGTCGACCTCGGCCTGCCCCGCAACGTCGACCCCGCGGTCGCCGAGCTCGCAGGCGTCGAGCTGCTCGACCTCGAGACCATCAGCCTCCACGCGCCGCTGAAGGAGCTGCAGGCCGCCGACGATGCACGCAGCATCGTGGACGCGGCCGCCGCCGAGTACAAGGCGCAGAGCGCCGAGCAGGAGGTCACCCCTGCGCTCGTCGCGCTCCGCAAGCACGTGTTCGACGTGCTGGACGCCGAGATCGAGCGCGCCCGCAGCCGCGGCGACGCCAGCGAGCAGACGGAGGCCGCTCTCCGCCACCTCGCCGGCGTGCTGCTCCACACGCCGTCCGTGCGCGCGCGCGAGCTGGCCCGCCAGGGCGACGCACAGTCGTTCATCGAGGGCGCGGCCGCGCTGTTCGGCGTGGACGTCGACGCCGAGGCCGCCGCCCGCCCCCGCCTGACCGCCGTCGACGACGAGTCCGCGGCATCCTGA
- a CDS encoding uroporphyrinogen decarboxylase, which yields MTTLAPQHPLAAGRTASSPLVRAYQGERTEVTPVWFMRQAGRSLPEYRELRVGTRMLDACLDPAMASEITLQPVRRHGVDAGIFFSDIVVPLKLAGVDVEIQPGKGPVFAEAVRTSADVDRLTAIDPASLGDDVFAPIQEAVRLTIAELGDTPLIGFAGAPFTLAAYLVEGGPSKDHIRARTLMHADPEAWQRLMAWTADISGAFLRAQVLAGASAAQLFDSWAGSLSLHDYVAHVAPASARALSHVRDVTYEVPGAVDPDGAEAPADVRNVPLVHFGVGTGELLKAMHEAGADAVGVDYRIPLDEASRRLGHVVPVQGNVDPAMLDAPWPVLEAHVLDVLDRGREAPAHVLNLGHGVPPETDPTVLTRVVALVHGWRPE from the coding sequence GTGACCACCCTCGCACCCCAGCATCCCCTCGCCGCCGGCCGCACCGCGTCCAGCCCTCTCGTCCGCGCCTACCAGGGCGAGCGCACGGAGGTGACGCCGGTCTGGTTCATGCGCCAGGCGGGACGGTCGCTCCCGGAGTACCGCGAGCTGCGGGTCGGCACCCGCATGCTCGACGCCTGCCTCGACCCGGCGATGGCGAGCGAGATCACGCTGCAGCCGGTGCGACGCCACGGGGTGGATGCGGGCATCTTCTTCAGCGACATCGTCGTGCCGCTCAAGCTGGCGGGCGTCGACGTCGAGATCCAGCCGGGCAAGGGCCCGGTGTTCGCGGAGGCGGTGCGCACCTCGGCGGATGTCGACCGGCTGACCGCGATCGACCCGGCCTCGCTGGGCGACGACGTCTTCGCGCCCATCCAGGAGGCCGTGCGGCTGACCATCGCCGAGCTCGGAGACACCCCGCTGATCGGCTTCGCCGGGGCTCCCTTCACACTTGCGGCCTACCTCGTCGAGGGCGGCCCGTCCAAGGACCACATCCGCGCCCGCACGCTCATGCACGCCGACCCCGAAGCCTGGCAGCGGCTCATGGCCTGGACGGCCGACATCTCCGGAGCGTTCCTCCGTGCGCAGGTGCTGGCCGGCGCCAGCGCGGCGCAGCTGTTCGACTCGTGGGCCGGGTCCCTGTCGCTGCACGACTACGTGGCGCATGTCGCGCCGGCGTCGGCCCGGGCGCTGTCGCACGTCCGCGACGTGACGTACGAGGTCCCGGGGGCCGTCGACCCCGACGGCGCCGAGGCTCCGGCCGACGTCCGCAACGTCCCGCTGGTCCACTTCGGCGTCGGGACGGGCGAGCTCCTGAAGGCGATGCACGAGGCGGGCGCGGACGCGGTCGGCGTCGACTACCGCATCCCGCTTGACGAGGCCAGCCGCCGGCTCGGTCACGTGGTGCCCGTGCAGGGCAACGTCGACCCCGCGATGCTCGACGCGCCGTGGCCGGTGCTGGAGGCGCACGTGCTCGACGTGCTCGACCGCGGACGTGAGGCGCCGGCCCACGTGCTCAACCTCGGCCATGGCGTGCCGCCGGAGACCGACCCGACGGTGCTGACCCGCGTGGTCGCGCTCGTGCACGGGTGGCGCCCGGAATGA
- a CDS encoding protoporphyrinogen oxidase, translated as MSDEPILPGEPLTHDELGEEIRHAVEAPPTRVVVIGGGMAGLVTARECARPGFEVTLLEAAERVGGSVAPLDLGGMTLDAGAESFATRGGHVAELLHDLGLDDDVVQPNPSGAWVRHGSTSVPLPKAGLLGIPSSPLASDVVAAIGAGGAFRAYLDRLMPVLKIGTERRLGTLVRKRMGTKVLELLVAPVATGVYSASPDDLDVDVVAPGLNAALTRLGSLSGAVGELRSASKAGSAVGGLRGGMWRLPQALAADIQARGGIIRTGTGAVTIEPWTPRDDEDEERPGRWIVRTADGEELVADALALAAPADAALPLLASVGLGDLSELAWPAASSVELVTLVIEDDRLASTPVGTGVLVADVPGADVRAKAMTHSSAKWAWVAEAAGPGRHVVRLSYGRAGRQAETVALADAELRAQAIADASRLLNIPIAESAVTAFARTPWTNALPYATVGQRERIERVRSEVDGVEGLEVTGSWLTGTGLASVIPDARRTAERVRGVRWKGLTDALAADDPQTD; from the coding sequence ATGAGCGACGAGCCGATCCTCCCCGGCGAACCGCTCACGCACGACGAGCTCGGCGAGGAGATCCGGCACGCCGTCGAGGCGCCCCCGACGCGCGTCGTGGTGATCGGCGGCGGCATGGCCGGCCTGGTCACGGCTCGCGAATGCGCCCGGCCGGGGTTCGAGGTGACCCTGCTGGAGGCGGCGGAGCGCGTCGGCGGCAGTGTCGCCCCGCTCGACCTGGGCGGGATGACGCTGGACGCCGGCGCCGAGAGCTTCGCCACCCGCGGCGGACACGTCGCCGAGCTGCTCCACGACCTCGGGCTCGACGACGATGTGGTGCAGCCGAACCCCTCCGGCGCGTGGGTGCGCCACGGCTCGACCTCGGTCCCGCTTCCCAAGGCCGGTCTCCTCGGAATCCCGAGCTCGCCGCTCGCCTCGGACGTGGTGGCCGCCATCGGCGCGGGCGGCGCGTTCCGCGCGTACCTCGACCGTCTGATGCCGGTGCTGAAGATCGGCACCGAGCGACGGCTCGGCACTCTCGTGCGCAAGCGGATGGGCACGAAGGTGCTCGAACTCCTCGTCGCGCCGGTCGCAACCGGCGTCTACTCGGCCTCGCCGGACGACCTGGATGTCGACGTCGTCGCCCCGGGCCTCAACGCGGCGCTGACCCGGCTGGGCTCGCTCTCGGGCGCGGTCGGGGAGCTGCGGTCGGCCTCCAAGGCGGGCAGCGCGGTCGGCGGCCTCCGCGGAGGGATGTGGCGGCTGCCGCAGGCGCTCGCCGCGGACATCCAGGCGCGGGGCGGAATCATCCGCACCGGAACGGGTGCCGTGACGATCGAGCCGTGGACGCCCCGCGACGATGAAGACGAGGAGAGGCCCGGCCGCTGGATCGTCAGAACCGCCGACGGGGAGGAACTGGTCGCCGACGCCCTCGCGCTGGCCGCCCCGGCCGACGCCGCTCTGCCCCTGCTCGCATCCGTCGGCCTGGGTGACCTCTCCGAGCTGGCCTGGCCCGCCGCCTCCAGTGTCGAGCTGGTCACCCTGGTCATCGAGGACGACCGCCTGGCGTCGACCCCGGTCGGCACCGGCGTGCTCGTGGCGGATGTGCCGGGCGCCGACGTTCGCGCGAAGGCGATGACCCACTCCAGCGCCAAGTGGGCGTGGGTCGCCGAGGCCGCCGGTCCGGGACGCCACGTGGTCCGCCTCTCCTATGGACGCGCCGGACGCCAAGCTGAGACGGTCGCGCTGGCCGACGCCGAACTCCGCGCCCAGGCGATCGCCGACGCCTCCCGCCTGCTCAATATTCCGATCGCGGAATCCGCGGTGACCGCATTCGCGCGCACCCCCTGGACGAACGCCCTGCCGTATGCGACAGTGGGGCAGCGGGAACGCATCGAGCGCGTCCGCTCCGAGGTCGACGGCGTCGAGGGTCTCGAGGTCACCGGGTCCTGGCTGACCGGTACGGGCCTCGCCTCCGTCATCCCGGATGCGCGGCGCACCGCCGAGCGCGTGCGAGGAGTCCGCTGGAAGGGCCTCACGGACGCCCTCGCGGCGGACGACCCGCAGACCGATTGA
- a CDS encoding chlorite dismutase — MSTPAAAPAESSAPETPNDTPSGFTLWAVLRRDPARPDDLDGTDVPKAVQELDGVIADIELQGVTTRGLYDVSGLRADADVMIWLHGPEAETLQWGLRQLRRTRLLKALLPTWNAMGVHRDAEFNKSHVPGFLRGKEARNWLCVYPFVRSYEWYLLPDEDRGKMLAEHGRKGAAFRNVLANTVASFALGDYEWILPMEADELTDLVDMMRELRYTEARRHVREEVPFYTGRRITAAELVEVLQ, encoded by the coding sequence ATGAGTACCCCGGCTGCCGCTCCGGCAGAGTCGTCCGCCCCCGAAACCCCCAACGACACCCCTTCCGGCTTCACGCTCTGGGCCGTCCTGCGCCGCGACCCCGCCCGTCCCGACGACCTCGACGGCACCGACGTGCCCAAGGCCGTGCAGGAGCTCGACGGCGTGATCGCCGACATCGAGTTGCAGGGCGTCACCACTCGCGGCCTCTACGACGTCTCCGGCCTGCGCGCCGACGCCGACGTCATGATCTGGCTGCACGGCCCCGAGGCCGAGACGCTGCAGTGGGGTCTCCGCCAGCTGCGACGCACCCGCCTGCTCAAGGCGCTCCTACCGACCTGGAACGCCATGGGCGTGCACCGCGACGCCGAGTTCAACAAGTCCCACGTCCCCGGTTTCCTGCGGGGCAAGGAGGCGCGCAACTGGCTGTGCGTCTACCCGTTCGTCCGCAGCTACGAGTGGTACCTCCTCCCGGATGAGGACCGCGGCAAGATGCTCGCGGAGCACGGCCGCAAGGGCGCCGCGTTCCGCAACGTGCTCGCGAACACCGTCGCGTCGTTCGCGCTCGGCGACTACGAGTGGATCCTGCCGATGGAGGCCGACGAGCTGACCGACCTCGTCGACATGATGCGCGAGCTGCGCTACACCGAGGCCCGCCGCCACGTCCGCGAAGAGGTCCCGTTCTACACCGGCCGGCGCATCACGGCCGCCGAGCTCGTGGAGGTCCTGCAGTGA